From Paenibacillus sp. V4I7, one genomic window encodes:
- a CDS encoding flavin monoamine oxidase family protein, translating to MTANRHTDVIIVGAGLAGLSAALELRRNGKTVVVLEAQNRVGGRVFSEQRDGIIIDYGAQWISPYQTRVHALIKRYGLATTPTYRQGNTLFIMRGKRWTSRSDVPPLPVSSKLDLYRVRHKLDTMSERIDREEPWRSVLAERLDSQTMETWLAKTMFTSQGQSFCRLIAEEELSGTLTEVSMLDFMWELVSAGGVDRLFTGEEAWIVEGAHSLPDRIAAELGEAVRLQSPVQRIEWGVGGVSVHTGDGGCWKGDKVIVAIPPTFTIRIDYDPPLPFMRDQLCQKVGQGSASKFVVVYEYPFWRKNGMNGMAYSDSDLIRATMDSTMPGQSLGVLTALSSGREARNLGLMEEREREKEVLRCLANFFGDSALRPLAYYEKDWSADRWARGGYGAHFGPGVLSQFGPSLTEPVGPIHWAGSETASEWRLYMEGALQSGERAAKEVLASTERQT from the coding sequence GAATTGCGACGGAATGGCAAAACGGTCGTCGTATTAGAAGCGCAAAACCGCGTCGGCGGTAGAGTGTTCAGCGAACAGCGGGATGGCATTATAATCGATTACGGTGCTCAGTGGATTTCGCCATACCAGACGCGGGTCCATGCCCTGATAAAACGGTATGGGCTTGCGACGACGCCGACGTATCGGCAAGGAAACACATTGTTTATAATGCGTGGAAAACGATGGACTAGCCGATCCGACGTCCCGCCATTGCCGGTATCATCGAAACTCGATCTGTACCGGGTCCGGCATAAGCTGGACACGATGTCGGAAAGGATCGATCGGGAGGAGCCATGGCGCTCGGTATTAGCAGAACGGCTCGATTCGCAAACAATGGAAACTTGGCTAGCGAAGACAATGTTTACGTCTCAAGGCCAATCGTTTTGCCGTTTGATTGCCGAGGAAGAGTTGAGCGGAACTTTAACCGAAGTGTCGATGCTCGACTTCATGTGGGAACTCGTCTCGGCCGGTGGTGTAGACCGGTTGTTCACTGGTGAGGAGGCTTGGATCGTGGAAGGGGCGCATTCGTTACCTGATCGTATTGCGGCCGAGCTAGGGGAAGCCGTACGGTTACAAAGCCCAGTGCAGCGAATTGAGTGGGGTGTTGGCGGCGTATCGGTGCATACGGGGGATGGGGGTTGTTGGAAGGGGGACAAAGTGATCGTGGCGATTCCACCTACGTTTACGATCCGGATCGACTATGATCCACCTCTCCCATTCATGCGTGACCAACTGTGTCAAAAGGTCGGGCAGGGTTCGGCCAGTAAGTTCGTCGTCGTCTATGAGTATCCGTTTTGGCGGAAAAATGGAATGAATGGAATGGCGTACTCCGACTCAGACCTGATCAGAGCGACGATGGACAGTACGATGCCGGGCCAAAGCCTGGGCGTGCTAACGGCACTTTCGAGCGGCCGGGAAGCGCGTAACTTGGGTTTGATGGAAGAACGGGAGCGGGAAAAGGAAGTGCTGCGCTGCCTAGCTAATTTTTTCGGCGATTCGGCTTTACGGCCTCTAGCGTATTACGAAAAAGATTGGTCCGCTGACCGATGGGCGAGAGGTGGTTACGGAGCTCATTTCGGTCCAGGCGTGCTGAGTCAGTTTGGTCCATCTCTGACCGAACCAGTCGGTCCGATCCATTGGGCAGGATCGGAAACCGCTTCGGAATGGCGGCTATACATGGAAGGGGCCTTGCAGTCGGGTGAGCGAGCCGCTAAGGAAGTTCTCGCATCAACCGAGCGCCAGACATGA
- a CDS encoding chromate transporter has translation MPMNNFRHLLRIFWTFLRISPLTFGGGYAMLPAIQREVVVTNKWMTDDEMSELLAISGAAPGGVGVNVSALVGYHMAGIRGAVSAVIGITLPTFFIVILLSIIYTFLQSYPKMQAIMEGIHAAIVGLIAAAAYKMAKSSIIDKMTLIAAVSTVLLLLFIPISPIIMIIVGLLVGIAVVFLKQRWGMKNPIKRKEDSMSGDKSNRAADYYFADGI, from the coding sequence ATGCCGATGAATAACTTTCGTCATTTACTTCGTATTTTTTGGACGTTTCTTCGTATCAGTCCACTCACATTCGGTGGTGGTTATGCCATGCTGCCTGCCATTCAAAGAGAGGTTGTCGTTACGAACAAGTGGATGACCGACGATGAGATGTCGGAACTGCTTGCTATTTCAGGAGCCGCTCCGGGTGGTGTAGGCGTTAATGTATCAGCTTTAGTAGGGTATCATATGGCAGGAATAAGAGGAGCAGTATCAGCCGTCATTGGCATTACGCTTCCTACTTTTTTTATCGTGATACTGCTTAGTATCATTTATACATTCCTTCAAAGTTATCCCAAGATGCAAGCCATTATGGAAGGTATCCATGCTGCTATCGTTGGATTAATCGCTGCCGCTGCTTACAAAATGGCGAAATCCTCTATTATAGATAAAATGACGCTAATAGCCGCAGTTAGTACCGTTCTACTGCTGCTCTTCATACCGATTTCACCTATTATAATGATTATAGTCGGTCTGTTGGTCGGGATTGCCGTTGTTTTCCTGAAACAACGTTGGGGAATGAAGAATCCGATCAAGAGGAAAGAAGACTCAATGTCAGGGGACAAAAGCAATCGTGCAGCCGATTATTACTTCGCAGACGGGATTTGA
- a CDS encoding chromate transporter — MLLSLFITFFKIGIISFGGGYAMMPVIQREVERHQWLTSDDFNNVIALAGTGPGPIATNSATLIGFHTAGVPGAIAATLGMVLPSLILIIALAAFLYKWHANKWFKSSFYGLKPVVTGFIIFAAIHFGWSGLGPVKYQISWDQIATVLIAVGAFLAIIKYKLHPFMVIVFAGVLGIVFFQ, encoded by the coding sequence ATGCTCTTAAGTTTATTTATTACTTTCTTTAAAATTGGCATTATCTCATTCGGTGGCGGTTATGCTATGATGCCTGTTATCCAACGTGAAGTGGAAAGACATCAATGGCTCACTTCAGATGATTTTAATAACGTTATAGCCTTAGCTGGTACAGGACCCGGACCGATTGCAACGAATAGTGCCACATTAATCGGTTTTCATACAGCCGGTGTGCCTGGTGCTATTGCAGCTACGCTAGGGATGGTTTTGCCTTCACTCATACTTATCATCGCATTAGCCGCTTTTTTGTATAAATGGCACGCGAATAAATGGTTTAAATCTTCTTTCTATGGTTTGAAACCGGTAGTAACGGGCTTTATCATTTTTGCAGCGATACACTTCGGGTGGTCGGGGTTAGGTCCAGTGAAGTACCAAATATCATGGGACCAAATTGCGACGGTGCTTATTGCAGTAGGTGCCTTTCTGGCCATTATTAAATATAAGCTGCATCCTTTTATGGTCATCGTATTTGCGGGTGTACTGGGCATTGTTTTTTTTCAGTAA
- the pckA gene encoding phosphoenolpyruvate carboxykinase (ATP) has translation MSIELKVEQLRAGATHYNLSVSELMKMSIERKEGSFASSGALQVNTGKYTGRSPKDKYIVNEPSVTDHIDWGAVNQPMSEQQFERLYQKAQDYMAKKELFIFDGFAGADLAYRLPIRVVNEYAWHNLFARQLFIRPSKMELLAHKPEFTVIALPGLKADPLTDGTRSETFICLSFEKKIVLIGGTEYAGEMKKSIFSVLNYILPGQDVLPMHCSANVSEEGNVALFFGLSGTGKTTLSADPNRRLIGDDEHGWSDTGVFNFEGGCYAKCAGLTEEKEPQIWQAIRFGTVLENVVLDPTSGIAEYGNTQITENTRAAYPLEYIPGVKIPGTAGHPDVIMFLTADASGVLPPISKLTKEQAMYHFLSGYTSKLAGTERGVTEPEATFSTCFGAPFLPLRPYVYAEMLGRKIEEHKANVYLINTGWVGGSYGEGERMNLVYTRAMVTAALNGSLEKTTFTEVPFFGLLSPDSVPGVPSELLLPRNTWQDQSQYDVKAKELAQRFIHNFNKFKGVDDRIIAAGPKI, from the coding sequence ATGAGCATAGAACTAAAGGTTGAACAGTTAAGAGCAGGTGCCACCCACTACAATTTGTCAGTGTCAGAACTAATGAAAATGAGCATCGAACGCAAAGAAGGATCTTTCGCGTCCTCAGGAGCGCTTCAAGTGAACACTGGTAAATATACAGGGCGTTCTCCCAAGGACAAATACATTGTAAATGAACCTTCAGTAACTGATCATATCGATTGGGGAGCTGTGAATCAGCCGATGTCGGAGCAGCAGTTCGAGCGGCTATATCAAAAAGCGCAAGACTACATGGCAAAGAAAGAATTGTTCATCTTTGATGGCTTTGCAGGAGCAGATTTGGCGTACAGGCTGCCGATTCGAGTGGTCAATGAGTATGCTTGGCACAATTTATTCGCCCGACAACTGTTTATCCGTCCAAGTAAGATGGAACTGCTGGCACATAAGCCTGAGTTCACGGTCATTGCTCTGCCTGGCTTAAAAGCCGACCCACTCACCGACGGTACCAGGTCAGAAACGTTCATCTGCCTCTCCTTTGAGAAAAAGATCGTACTCATTGGTGGTACGGAGTACGCGGGTGAAATGAAGAAATCCATTTTCAGCGTTTTGAATTATATCTTGCCTGGTCAAGATGTCCTACCTATGCATTGCTCGGCCAATGTTAGTGAGGAAGGAAATGTAGCCTTGTTCTTCGGGTTATCTGGCACGGGGAAAACGACACTTTCGGCTGATCCGAATCGCCGTCTCATTGGCGATGATGAACACGGCTGGTCGGACACGGGCGTGTTTAATTTCGAGGGAGGCTGCTACGCAAAATGCGCTGGCCTTACCGAAGAGAAGGAGCCGCAGATTTGGCAGGCAATCCGATTCGGCACTGTTTTGGAGAATGTAGTGCTTGATCCTACGAGTGGCATTGCCGAATACGGCAATACGCAGATTACGGAGAATACACGTGCAGCCTATCCTTTGGAATATATCCCTGGAGTGAAGATTCCGGGAACCGCCGGTCACCCTGATGTCATCATGTTCTTGACGGCAGATGCCTCCGGAGTTCTGCCTCCTATATCCAAGCTGACGAAAGAACAAGCGATGTACCACTTCTTGTCTGGCTACACGTCCAAGCTTGCAGGTACGGAACGTGGAGTTACGGAACCGGAAGCCACATTCTCTACTTGTTTCGGGGCGCCTTTCCTGCCGCTTCGTCCTTACGTTTATGCAGAGATGCTGGGGCGTAAGATCGAAGAACATAAGGCCAACGTTTACCTCATTAATACAGGTTGGGTTGGCGGTTCTTATGGTGAAGGCGAGCGTATGAATTTAGTGTATACAAGAGCGATGGTTACAGCTGCTCTAAACGGCAGCTTGGAGAAGACGACGTTCACGGAAGTTCCCTTCTTCGGTTTATTAAGTCCTGATTCGGTACCAGGGGTTCCGAGCGAGCTCTTGCTGCCAAGGAACACTTGGCAAGATCAAAGTCAATATGACGTCAAGGCGAAGGAATTAGCGCAGCGTTTTATCCATAACTTCAATAAATTCAAGGGTGTCGATGATCGTATCATCGCTGCTGGACCTAAGATTTGA
- a CDS encoding helix-turn-helix transcriptional regulator produces the protein MEIIDLVKKNAPITGERIAELLGISRPTIRSDLAVLVMLRYIDAKPKVGYFLGTAALEVDSPFKHIEAVRVKDVMGIPVVLRETVTVSDAVVTLFLENVGSLIIVNMQGALAGIVTRKDLLKVTLGQATANTMPVSLVMTRHPNIVTVNPDDSVLEAARKMIHHQVDGLPVVKGAADQDPDEVVGRITKTTMTKLLLDVALGT, from the coding sequence ATGGAAATTATCGATCTCGTCAAAAAGAATGCACCTATTACAGGGGAACGAATTGCTGAATTGCTTGGAATTAGCCGTCCAACCATTCGTTCTGACCTTGCTGTTTTGGTTATGCTTCGCTATATTGATGCCAAACCCAAGGTTGGATATTTCCTAGGAACGGCTGCTCTTGAAGTAGATTCACCTTTCAAACATATAGAAGCAGTAAGAGTAAAGGATGTTATGGGAATTCCTGTTGTTCTAAGGGAAACCGTCACCGTAAGTGATGCTGTAGTCACTCTTTTTCTTGAAAATGTAGGAAGCTTGATTATCGTGAATATGCAGGGGGCTTTGGCTGGTATCGTTACACGGAAAGACTTGCTGAAGGTTACGCTTGGGCAGGCTACGGCAAATACAATGCCGGTTTCACTAGTCATGACTAGGCATCCGAATATTGTGACGGTAAACCCGGATGACAGTGTATTAGAAGCAGCGCGGAAAATGATTCATCATCAAGTAGATGGGCTGCCTGTGGTTAAGGGTGCGGCTGATCAAGATCCAGATGAAGTGGTTGGCCGAATTACGAAAACAACAATGACCAAATTGCTGCTCGATGTAGCGCTGGGGACTTAA
- a CDS encoding pyruvate, water dikinase regulatory protein has protein sequence MGEKIHTIFVCSDSVGETANTVVQATIRQFNASQVQVRRFGSIRTEDEVRALVEEAAKVDGFIAYTLVLPELREMMRQEAIRLSVNAIDIMGPMMQAFIDTFKGSPKRKVGLLYQLDEQYYQRVEAVEFTVNSDDGKDPSAMKQAHIVLIGPSRTSKTPLSIYLAHKGYKVANYPLVPEVKPPAIIYELDPSKLIGLTMSPEQLVRIRTERLKAVGLPFGAKYATGERVEEELAFAMKLYRELGCTIIDVSEKAIEETAGLILADR, from the coding sequence GTGGGAGAGAAGATCCATACGATTTTCGTTTGTTCGGATTCAGTGGGGGAAACGGCGAATACTGTCGTACAAGCAACGATCCGTCAATTTAATGCAAGCCAAGTGCAAGTCAGGCGTTTCGGATCGATCCGAACGGAAGATGAAGTACGCGCTTTAGTAGAAGAGGCAGCGAAAGTGGATGGTTTCATTGCTTATACGCTAGTACTACCTGAGCTTAGAGAGATGATGCGGCAGGAAGCCATACGTTTAAGTGTAAATGCCATTGATATCATGGGACCCATGATGCAGGCTTTCATAGATACCTTTAAGGGTTCCCCGAAGCGGAAAGTCGGTCTGCTTTATCAGTTAGATGAACAATATTACCAACGGGTAGAAGCGGTCGAGTTCACAGTAAACAGTGACGATGGCAAAGACCCAAGCGCTATGAAGCAAGCGCATATTGTTTTAATTGGACCTTCCCGAACCTCCAAAACGCCACTCAGTATTTATTTGGCGCACAAAGGCTATAAGGTGGCGAATTACCCGCTTGTTCCTGAGGTAAAGCCGCCTGCAATTATATATGAGCTAGACCCGAGTAAATTAATTGGTTTGACGATGAGTCCCGAGCAACTGGTACGTATTCGTACGGAACGTCTGAAAGCGGTTGGACTTCCTTTTGGCGCTAAATATGCGACAGGGGAGCGAGTCGAAGAAGAGCTGGCATTCGCAATGAAATTATATCGTGAGCTTGGTTGTACGATCATCGATGTAAGTGAGAAAGCCATTGAAGAAACGGCTGGTCTGATTCTAGCAGACAGATAG
- the glpX gene encoding class II fructose-bisphosphatase: MQRDLSLEIVRVTESAALASARWTGKGNKHSADEAATSAMRSIFSSMPFRGTVVIGEGEMDEAPMLFIGESLGNGLGPEYDVAVDPLEGTDIVASGRSNALSVVAIAEKGNLLHAPDMYMEKLAVGPRLVGKLNLDDPLELTIRKAAVLLQKEITELTVSILDRKRHADKILVLRTLGVKIHLLNDGDVAGAMAAAFPETGIDLHVGSGGAPEGVLAAAALRCMGGEFQGRLLPDNEEEIQRCKEMGIVDPSKVLGMRELVGESDIYFAATGVTSGDFLSGVKFLFGGRAETHSVVMRAQTQTVRFIQCVHQMHEYHLGSA; this comes from the coding sequence ATGCAAAGAGATTTGTCTCTGGAAATTGTACGAGTAACAGAATCTGCAGCTTTAGCGTCCGCACGTTGGACGGGAAAAGGGAATAAACACAGCGCTGACGAGGCAGCAACTTCTGCTATGCGTTCTATTTTTAGCTCCATGCCATTCCGAGGAACGGTTGTCATTGGTGAAGGGGAGATGGATGAAGCCCCGATGCTGTTCATCGGTGAGTCTTTAGGAAATGGGTTGGGTCCCGAATATGATGTAGCTGTTGATCCGCTCGAAGGTACCGATATTGTAGCTAGCGGCAGGAGTAATGCCCTGTCCGTAGTAGCTATAGCTGAGAAAGGGAACCTGCTGCATGCACCGGATATGTATATGGAGAAGCTGGCAGTAGGACCGCGTTTGGTTGGCAAATTGAACTTGGATGATCCCCTCGAATTAACGATTAGAAAGGCCGCTGTATTGTTACAAAAAGAGATAACAGAACTGACTGTCTCCATCTTAGATCGCAAAAGACATGCAGATAAAATCCTTGTTTTACGGACGCTAGGTGTTAAAATTCATTTACTGAATGATGGTGATGTTGCGGGTGCAATGGCAGCAGCTTTCCCAGAGACGGGCATCGATCTACATGTGGGTTCCGGAGGCGCGCCGGAAGGGGTGCTCGCAGCGGCTGCCCTCCGTTGTATGGGAGGCGAATTTCAAGGACGGCTGCTTCCAGATAATGAAGAAGAGATACAGCGGTGCAAGGAAATGGGGATTGTTGATCCATCCAAAGTGCTAGGGATGCGCGAGTTAGTAGGCGAATCTGACATTTATTTCGCTGCAACTGGTGTAACCTCGGGAGACTTCCTGAGTGGCGTGAAATTTCTATTTGGCGGCCGTGCAGAAACACATTCGGTCGTTATGAGGGCGCAAACTCAGACGGTTCGTTTCATCCAATGCGTGCATCAGATGCATGAGTACCATCTCGGGAGTGCCTGA
- the rpoN gene encoding RNA polymerase factor sigma-54 has translation MRIGNSLTQVQNQKLTMTLELQQSIHILQLSSYELSQYLQEQALENPLLDIESFTSSYLKSGKSSQTAGSMTDPLWKAKAREETLEQWLLSQLRIAGVSYTLYQTAAYLAGNLDDRGYLPLSITEASSFLNKPSEAVEEALTCLQSLDPPGVGARDLQECLLLQISRDPAAPYGTFEVVSQYMQQLAQMKLDKIALQLGVTRIQVKEIVTYIRSLNPRPGVAFSWIEESYMTPDATIYKEQGNIVIQMNAGAVPKTSVNKDYYSHIQHAGCKEAVSFLKEKWKTADWVVRSLEQRKMTLYRVIRAIFEEQLTFLEIGERGMKPLTLKMISEKLDLHESTISRTVQNKYIRTPYGVLELKYFFSSGLQSDVGELTSIKTIKLRIKELISQEHKKQPYSDQKVVEILSEEGIHISRRTVTKYREELHILSSALRKNIL, from the coding sequence ATGAGAATAGGCAATAGTCTAACACAAGTGCAGAACCAAAAGCTAACGATGACTCTTGAACTGCAACAGTCCATTCATATATTGCAATTATCAAGCTATGAATTGTCGCAGTACCTCCAAGAGCAAGCCTTGGAAAACCCCCTACTGGATATCGAGTCTTTCACAAGTTCTTATTTGAAATCGGGTAAATCTTCACAAACGGCGGGGTCAATGACAGATCCACTATGGAAGGCGAAGGCAAGGGAGGAAACATTGGAACAGTGGCTTCTCAGCCAACTGCGGATAGCAGGGGTTTCCTATACCTTATATCAGACAGCAGCCTATTTGGCAGGAAATTTAGATGATAGAGGCTATTTACCCCTCTCCATTACGGAAGCAAGCTCGTTTTTGAATAAGCCTAGCGAGGCTGTTGAAGAAGCGCTAACTTGCTTACAGTCGCTGGATCCGCCGGGTGTAGGAGCGAGAGACTTGCAGGAATGCTTATTGCTTCAGATTTCCAGGGATCCGGCCGCACCGTATGGCACTTTTGAAGTGGTCAGCCAATATATGCAGCAGCTTGCTCAGATGAAGCTGGATAAGATTGCGCTGCAATTAGGTGTAACACGTATACAAGTGAAGGAGATCGTCACGTATATTCGTAGTTTGAACCCACGACCTGGTGTGGCCTTCAGCTGGATCGAAGAATCTTATATGACTCCGGATGCTACGATTTATAAAGAACAAGGGAACATCGTAATCCAAATGAACGCGGGAGCCGTTCCCAAGACGTCAGTCAATAAGGACTATTATAGTCATATCCAGCATGCGGGTTGTAAAGAAGCGGTTTCCTTTCTTAAAGAAAAATGGAAAACAGCCGATTGGGTTGTGCGGAGTTTGGAACAGCGGAAGATGACCCTGTACCGGGTCATTCGGGCTATTTTTGAAGAACAGCTGACTTTTTTAGAGATCGGCGAACGTGGCATGAAGCCCCTAACCTTAAAAATGATATCCGAGAAGCTTGATCTCCATGAATCTACGATAAGTAGAACGGTACAAAACAAATACATTCGTACCCCCTATGGAGTGCTTGAGCTTAAATATTTCTTTTCCTCGGGACTGCAATCGGATGTAGGGGAACTAACGTCTATCAAAACGATCAAGTTAAGAATCAAAGAACTCATTTCACAGGAACATAAGAAACAGCCTTATTCCGATCAAAAGGTTGTAGAAATCTTATCGGAAGAGGGCATTCACATTTCACGCAGAACGGTGACCAAATATCGTGAAGAGCTGCATATTTTATCTTCTGCACTGCGTAAGAATATTTTGTAA
- a CDS encoding Gfo/Idh/MocA family protein: MNKTLKIGIIGGGGIAGAHVRAYRELADVEIVAVADAVPGKAAQFIDFWKIPSAQAFDDYRQLLELDLDGVSICTPNVAHHRTTVDSLLAGKNVMLEKPMSVTLEEAVEMAQTAKKTGFMLNVGFQPRYDPNMKIIQDVVQSGQLGKVYYVETGGGRRRGMPGGTFISKEIAGAGAMADIGCYSLDMALNAMGYPKPLTVSAYSSNYFGTNPLYHKEASRFDVEDFGVAMIRFEDDLVLNFKISWAMHMDTLGPTLFLGTDGGLKVTPAGKGPWSGVFDGNVGSIAYFHDVRGHHTESQIPLIDHKLNLFNEKVRDFVEAVREGKPAPIPGEQIVRNQAIIDGIIRSSLIKCEVAIELPN, from the coding sequence ATGAACAAAACGTTGAAGATCGGCATTATTGGCGGCGGCGGTATTGCTGGCGCTCATGTAAGAGCATATCGTGAGCTAGCTGACGTAGAGATTGTAGCGGTAGCGGATGCGGTACCAGGCAAAGCGGCACAATTCATTGATTTTTGGAAAATTCCTTCGGCACAAGCCTTTGATGATTATCGGCAGCTGCTGGAATTAGACCTTGATGGGGTAAGCATTTGCACACCCAATGTGGCTCACCATCGGACAACAGTAGATTCTTTACTGGCGGGGAAGAACGTTATGCTGGAGAAGCCGATGTCCGTCACGCTGGAAGAAGCCGTCGAGATGGCGCAAACGGCCAAGAAAACGGGTTTCATGCTCAATGTTGGTTTCCAGCCGAGATATGATCCTAATATGAAAATTATTCAGGACGTGGTTCAGTCCGGTCAACTTGGTAAGGTCTATTATGTAGAAACAGGCGGAGGACGCCGCAGAGGCATGCCTGGCGGTACATTTATTAGCAAGGAAATCGCCGGAGCAGGAGCAATGGCTGATATCGGTTGTTACTCACTCGATATGGCTCTGAATGCGATGGGTTATCCGAAACCGCTTACCGTATCCGCTTACAGCAGTAACTACTTTGGAACGAATCCGTTATATCATAAAGAAGCTAGTCGATTCGATGTGGAAGATTTCGGTGTTGCGATGATCCGTTTTGAAGACGATCTCGTGCTGAATTTCAAAATTTCATGGGCGATGCATATGGATACACTAGGACCAACCTTATTCCTAGGTACGGATGGTGGTCTCAAAGTAACGCCAGCCGGTAAAGGGCCATGGAGCGGAGTGTTTGATGGAAATGTGGGTTCTATTGCCTATTTCCACGACGTTCGCGGACATCATACGGAAAGCCAAATTCCGCTGATTGATCATAAGTTAAATTTGTTTAATGAAAAAGTCCGCGATTTCGTAGAAGCTGTCCGGGAAGGCAAACCAGCCCCGATTCCTGGCGAACAAATCGTTCGCAATCAAGCAATCATTGATGGCATCATTCGGTCATCGCTCATTAAATGCGAAGTCGCTATCGAACTTCCTAATTAA
- a CDS encoding Gfo/Idh/MocA family protein — MSRMFRIGIIGCGGIANGKHLPSLKKLSNVELVAFCDIVQERAETAAEKYGSKTAKVYEDYKELLLDATIDIVHVLTPNDSHAEIAIAALEAGKHVMCEKPMAKTAADAKRMVETAKRTGKKLTIGYNNRFRADSQHLKRVCEDGELGEIYFAKAHAIRRRAVPTWGVFLDEEKQGGGPLIDIGTHALDLTLWMMNNYKPKVVLGTSYHELSQKENAANAWGPWDPSKFTVEDSAFGMIVMENGATIMLESSWALNTLEVDEAKCSLSGTEGGADMKGGLRINGEKHSRLFTTEVDLKAGGVAFYDGAKESDADLEMRTWIKAIENDTDPVVTPEQAFVVSQILEAIYESARTGKAVYLNE; from the coding sequence ATGTCACGTATGTTTCGTATTGGTATTATTGGTTGTGGAGGCATTGCAAACGGCAAGCATTTGCCAAGTTTGAAGAAGCTTTCGAATGTTGAACTGGTCGCATTCTGTGACATCGTGCAAGAGCGGGCTGAAACGGCCGCTGAGAAATACGGCTCCAAAACCGCTAAAGTATATGAGGATTACAAAGAGCTTTTGCTGGATGCTACTATTGATATCGTTCATGTGTTAACACCGAATGATTCACACGCCGAAATTGCCATTGCTGCGCTTGAAGCTGGCAAGCATGTGATGTGTGAGAAGCCAATGGCTAAGACAGCAGCGGATGCTAAGCGAATGGTTGAAACAGCGAAGCGTACCGGCAAGAAGCTAACTATCGGATACAACAACCGTTTCCGTGCTGATAGTCAGCATTTGAAGCGCGTATGTGAGGATGGGGAGCTTGGCGAGATTTATTTCGCGAAAGCGCATGCCATTCGTCGTCGTGCAGTTCCAACATGGGGTGTATTCCTGGATGAAGAGAAGCAAGGTGGAGGACCGCTTATTGATATCGGAACACATGCTTTGGATCTAACGCTTTGGATGATGAATAACTACAAGCCGAAAGTGGTGCTTGGAACGTCTTACCACGAATTGTCCCAAAAAGAAAATGCCGCTAATGCTTGGGGGCCTTGGGATCCGAGTAAATTCACCGTGGAAGATTCTGCTTTCGGTATGATCGTCATGGAAAACGGCGCTACGATTATGCTGGAATCCAGCTGGGCACTGAATACGCTTGAAGTCGACGAAGCCAAATGCTCATTAAGCGGTACCGAAGGCGGAGCTGATATGAAAGGCGGGCTTCGCATCAACGGCGAGAAACATAGCCGCTTATTTACAACAGAGGTAGATCTGAAAGCAGGCGGTGTTGCTTTCTATGACGGCGCTAAGGAAAGCGATGCAGATCTGGAAATGCGTACATGGATTAAAGCCATTGAAAATGATACAGATCCTGTAGTGACGCCTGAGCAAGCTTTTGTTGTTTCACAAATTCTTGAGGCGATTTATGAGTCTGCACGTACAGGCAAAGCTGTTTATTTGAATGAATAG
- a CDS encoding SDR family NAD(P)-dependent oxidoreductase has translation MYLGLQGKVALITGGSKGIGLATAISLSREGAKVAILARNEEQLREAAVHIANLTEGEVLTIQADVTSEADCQRAVEQTVQRFGSLHILVNNAGTSAAQPFEQVGTELWRQDLELKLFGAIHCSRYAIPYMRQAGGGSIVNITTSAAKTPPASSLPTSVSRAAGLALTNAMSKDLASAQIRVNTVCIGKIRSSQIERGWKREAPEQTWEEYASDPKHDIPLGRIGNAEEAANVITFLSSDAASYVTGTSVNIDGGKGASL, from the coding sequence ATGTATTTGGGATTGCAGGGTAAGGTAGCCTTGATTACTGGGGGAAGTAAAGGAATTGGATTGGCAACAGCCATTTCCTTATCGCGAGAAGGAGCCAAAGTAGCGATACTCGCGCGCAATGAGGAGCAGCTTCGAGAAGCCGCTGTCCATATTGCCAATTTGACGGAGGGTGAGGTGCTTACGATTCAAGCGGATGTGACCTCGGAGGCAGACTGTCAACGCGCCGTGGAACAAACCGTTCAGCGATTTGGAAGTTTACATATTCTGGTGAACAATGCAGGTACATCTGCAGCACAGCCATTTGAACAGGTAGGCACGGAGTTATGGCGGCAAGATCTCGAGTTGAAATTATTTGGAGCCATTCATTGCTCCCGTTATGCAATCCCTTACATGCGTCAAGCCGGAGGCGGCTCTATCGTGAATATAACGACTTCCGCAGCCAAAACACCACCTGCTTCTTCGTTACCGACTTCGGTTAGCCGTGCCGCAGGTCTTGCATTAACGAATGCGATGAGTAAAGACTTGGCATCCGCCCAGATTCGTGTGAACACCGTCTGCATTGGGAAAATTCGCAGCAGCCAGATTGAGAGAGGTTGGAAGCGAGAGGCGCCAGAACAGACCTGGGAGGAGTATGCATCGGATCCAAAGCATGATATTCCACTCGGGCGGATTGGGAATGCGGAGGAAGCAGCTAATGTGATCACCTTCTTATCCTCGGATGCAGCTTCCTATGTTACAGGCACTTCCGTCAATATTGATGGCGGTAAGGGTGCATCACTTTAA